The Centroberyx gerrardi isolate f3 chromosome 7, fCenGer3.hap1.cur.20231027, whole genome shotgun sequence genome contains a region encoding:
- the LOC139913842 gene encoding interferon-induced very large GTPase 1-like, with protein MILSDNASSFAADEKLEEHKDLELPKGTAGEEESAEKLCLSTEIEELFDRLKITDRYKNKFSVADFLMFEQMKQVCSEKDLCHAFMHKLLSLDYKARYTQVKEEESVQVDLDDESFFDAFCNNNLEAEDSEERQSYIHSMDLQMALFHCADSFLQQYMTTKLSQCQYAVPLLVPNLFTKEIECPLWTFRQIRKSWKSTNHSNVVISQSICQAETPMVAVFRLGSLSSSKSQLLCKLINEHHNTFFNRHCLGSTKKRLLMDGVVEIAWYLPSGKPSDDFTDCTAFCNLHGDAVDNERQLDILTDMASVNIVLVSNMKPKTEKQREIMKKLCNSSKPLICVATEDNSPTCGTKNGKYRMGIKNRNQSEVSEELKNVIKKCLTGTSCSFRLEKLAEQPGIKVDEDLEDCQRAKNAAHMLINALSYDLLTVKEKVLPCQGHLWHDWCKQNKELYKLQKHLEIEKSKIQQQMKQIRQQQQSSAPSDFMISFHSKLQHLTEKGRMFFLAWVGIFLDNLLQDQLSDLQHKYDVKWNEVLVLKRKHDKSEEMKNKQKELEEISANLQAATFGLEHILREMGQIYEALTSSKSREHLTEYIHQLPKVAAELMISGHPIELMDGDASHVPLTWITSVLDEVIKKLGDPRVFVLSVLGLQSTGKSTLLNTMFGLQFAVSAGRCTKGAFMQLMRVTDDKRADLKVDYVLVIDTEGLRALEITGKTTFNHDNELATFVIGVGNMTLINILGENPSEMQDVIQIATQAFMRMKMVNLSPSCVFVHQNVGDIAAGEKNMSCKRSLQEKLDEMTLLAAKEEECDAECFSDIIAFDIQRDVSYLVPLWEGSPPMAPPNPCYSENAMELKKKIISKISNSGGKPLSHFTVTVKDLWGALLNEKFVFSFKNTLEISVHRKLEEEYGKWTWDLRSAILTVENMLRNNIENGKLDKVEESEIYAEMDEKNKQVLMTMNKYFEENKDKEILIQWKGKFKSNIKELLRSLVTMTKQKLVDVMEQKEALKRLEESKMMYEDTLFQKSRELALELKCKVVNENENELKKEFDSLWEQWVSELTENTPPIHDIDMQSEVFSILTETHEPSLVHKQKKNTKFESILTRVDYKKYMTKIKQEPVILLQDVIYIDSIKEEDHNEVRRFVQAVMQQAQDIIQSLSIAKTGYSSTHMQQIAQYVKEEIQKFQSRITKYELSKKFTVDLLLFVCEQAGKKFTELHIEFRKSNDASAHLQKMKPQYYNVFKQFLGNATSTAVLGDFVCAKLKSSVEQAVYDQAAIDLAGELRATSPEFNGNRTNLEKHILKFLAEAEDFYNFMNYIENTRDYFERFITDTVERYITTEKYPSVLTKIKNNIDHQVKSIIHAMDSATREVRQSNGDIQEWLKKVCDANYPKGIVSQDISDFDFLEEIIKTGLSKFSTEFNQTLSCTTHLKMEMFRQRPDVLLKKHLCNCCWEQCPFCYTVCTNTVKGHSTDHSALFHRTNGISGISYKGFCDDTKQLGIDFCTTVVASDKAFICSTSKQTFYYKEYRKAGPGWDRWSITPDSSELIYWKWFLYRFEKSLESYYGKKFEGAGEIPSAWREYTKKEAIESLENM; from the exons ATGATCCTCTCAG ATAATGCTAGCAGTTTTGCTGCAGATGAGAAACTG GAAGAACACAAGGATCTGGAGCTTCCAAAGGGAACAGCAGGAGAAGAGGAATCAGCAGAAAAACTGTGTTTAAGCACAGAAATAGAAGAGCTCTTTGACAGACTCAAAATTACCGACagatataaaaacaaattttcaGTAGCAGACTTCTTGATGTTTGAGCAGATGAAGCAGGTGTGTTCTGAAAAAGATCTTTGTCATGCTTTTATGCATAAGTTACTCTCCCTTGACTACAAAGCTCGCTACACtcaggtgaaggaggaggagtctGTTCAAGTTGATTTGGATGATGAAAGTTTTTTTGATGCATTTTGTAACAACAACTTGGAAGCTGAAGATAGTGAAGAGAGGCAATCTTACATTCATTCAATGGATCTTCAGATGGCACTGTTTCACTGTGCAGACAGTTTCCTTCAGCAGTACATGACTACCAAGTTGTCACAGTGTCAGTATGCTGTGCCTCTGCTTGTGCCCAATCTTTTCACAAAAGAAATTGAATGTCCTTTGTGGACTTTCCGTCAAATCAGAAAAAGCTGGAAATCAACAAATCACTCAAATGTGGTCATCagccaaagcatttgccaagcAGAAACACCAATGGTGGCAGTCTTCAGACTGGGCTCACTGTCCTCTTCTAAATCTCAATTACTGTGCAAACTGATCAATGAACATCACAACACTTTTTTTAATAGGCACTGCTTAGGAAGCACAAAAAAACGCCTTCTGATGGATGGAGTTGTAGAGATTGCCTGGTACCTCCCATCTGGGAAGCCCAGTGATGACTTCACTGACTGTACTGCATTCTGCAATCTCCATGGTGATGCAGTGGACAATGAGAGGCAGCTTGACATTTTGACAGACATGGCTTCAGTTAACATTGTACTTGTGTCAAATATGaaaccaaaaactgaaaaacagagagaaatcatGAAGAAGCTATGCAACTCTTCCAAACCTCTCATATGTGTTGCCACTGAAGATAATTCACCTACATGTGGgacaaaaaatggaaaatacagAATGGGAATCAAGAATCGAAATCAGTCAGAAGTATCAGAGGAACtgaaaaatgtgataaaaaagTGTTTGACTGGGACATCTTGTTCCTTCAGACTGGAGAAACTAGCTGAACAGCCAGGAATAAAAGTGGATGAGGACCTTGAAGATTGCCAGAGAGCAAAGAATGCTGCACATATGCTGATAAATGCTCTTTCTTACGATCTCTTAACAGTTAAAGAGAAGGTCTTACCCTGCCAAGGACACCTGTGGCATGATTggtgcaaacaaaacaaagaacttTACAAGCTGCAAAAACACCTTGAGATTGAGAAGAGTAAGATACAACAGCAGATGAAACAGATTCGACAGCAGCAACAAAGTTCTGCCCCCAGTGATTTCATGATTTCCTTTCATTCAAAATTACAACATCTGACAGAAAAAGGGAGAATGTTTTTCCTTGCATGGGTGGGCATCTTTCTGGATAATCTTCTACAAGATCAGCTCTCAGACCTTCAACATAAATATGATGTAAAATGGAATGAGGTTTTGGTCTTAAAAAGGAAACATGATAAATcagaagaaatgaaaaacaagcaaaaagaaCTGGAAGAAATTTCAGCAAACCTGCAAGCAGCAACATTTGGCCTTGAGCACATTTTGCGTGAAATGGGTCAAATCTATGAAGCCCTTACATCCTCAAAGAGTAGAGAACATCTGACAGAGTACATACATCAACTCCCCAAGGTTGCTGCAGAGCTTATGATATCAGGACACCCAATAGAGCTGATGGATGGTGATGCCAGTCACGTGCCTTTAACATGGATCACTAGTGTTCTAGATGAGGTCATCAAGAAACTGGGAGACCCGAGAGTAtttgttctgtcagtgttggGACTTCAAAGTACTGGGAAGTCAACATTGTTGAATACGATGTTTGGACTGCAATTTGCAGTGAGTGCAGGCAGATGTACCAAAGGAGCTTTCATGCAGTTGATGAGAGTGACAGATGACAAGAGAGCTGACTTGAAAGTTGATTATGTTCTTGTCATAGATACTGAAGGCCTTCGAGCTTTAGAGATAACAGGAAAGACAACATTTAACCATGATAATGAACTAGCAACTTTTGTCATTGGTGTTGGGAACATGACTTTGATCAACATCCTTGGAGAGAATCCATCTGAGATGCAGGATGTCATTCAGATTGCTACACAGGCTTTCATGAGGATGAAGATGGTCAATCTCTCCCccagttgtgtgtttgtgcaccagAATGTTGGAGACATCGCTGctggagagaaaaacatgtCATGTAAGAGATCCCTACAGGAGAAACTAGATGAGATGACTCTGTTAGCTGCTAAAGAGGAGGAGTGTGATGCAGAATGTTTCAGCGACATCATTGCATTTGACATTCAGAGAGATGTAAGCTATCTGGTCCCGTTGTGGGAAGGAAGTCCACCCATGGCTCCTCCTAACCCTTGTTACAGTGAAAATGCCATGGaactaaagaaaaaaataatctctAAAATATCAAACTCAGGTGGGAAACCCCTATCACATTTCACAGTGACTGTCAAGGACCTGTGGGGTGCATTGCTCAATGAGAAGTTTGTTTTTAGCTTCAAAAACACCCTGGAGATATCAGTGCACAGGAAATTAGAGGAGGAGTATGGAAAATGGACATGGGATCTCAGGAGTGCCATTCTGACAGTTGAGAACATGCTGCGCAATAACATTGAAAATGGAAAACTGGACAAAGTTGAGGAAAGTGAAATTTATGCTGAGATGgatgaaaaaaacaagcagGTGCTTATGACAATGAACAAATATTttgaagaaaacaaagacaaagagataCTGATACAGTGGAAAGGCAAGTTTAAAAGCAATATTAAAGAGCTCCTCCGTAGCCTTGTtacaatgacaaaacaaaagttgGTCGATGTTATGGAACAGAAAGAAGCTTTGAAGAGACTGGAAGAGAGCAAGATGATGTATGAAGACACACTCTTTCAAAAGAGTAGAGAACTTGCTCTAGAATTGAAATGCAAGGTcgtgaatgaaaatgaaaatgaactcAAGAAAGAGTTTGACTCATTATGGGAGCAGTGGGTATCTGAACTGACCGAAAATACACCACCAATTCATGACATTGACATGCAGAGTGAAGTGTTCAGTATCCTTACTGAAACACACGAGCCTTCTCTGGTACataaacagaagaaaaatacaaaatttgaATCAATTTTAACCAGAGTTGATTATAAAAAGTACATGACAAAAATCAAGCAAGAGCCAGTCATTCTTCTTCAAGATGTCATATATATAGACTCAATAAAAGAAGAGGACCATAATGAAGTCAGAAGATTTGTTCAAGCTGTAATGCAACAAGCTCAGGATATAATACAGAGTTTATCCATAGCAAAAACTGGCTACAGCAGCACTCACATGCAACAAATTGCTCAATATGTCAAAGAGGAAATACAGAAGTTTCAATCAAGGATCACAAAATATGAGCTTTCAAAGAAGTTCACTGTAGATCTTTTACTTTTTGTGTGCGAACAAGCAGGCAAAAAATTCACTGAGCTCCACATTGAATTCAGAAAAAGCAACGATGCTTCTGCACACCTTCAAAAAATGAAACCACAGTACTACAATGTATTCAAGCAGTTCCTGGGTAATGCAACATCCACAGCAGTGCTTGGTGATTTTGTCTGTGCTAAACTGAAATCATCTGTTGAGCAGGCTGTGTATGACCAAGCTGCCATTGATTTAGCTGGAGAACTGAGAGCCACTTCACCAGAGTTCAATGGAAACAGAACGAATTTGGAAAAACACATCTTGAAATTCTTAGCTGAAGCAGAGGACTTCTACAACTTTATGAACTACATTGAGAACACAAGGGACTATTTTGAAAGATTCATCACAGACACTGTTGAGAGATATATTACAACAGAGAAGTATCCTAGTGTTCTTACCAAGATAAAGAACAATATAGACCACCAAGTAAAGAGCATAATACATGCCATGGACTCAGCAACAAGAGAGGTAAGACAGTCCAACGGCGACATCCAAGAGTGGCTGAAGAAAGTCTGTGATGCTAATTACCCTAAAGGGATTGTTAGCCAAGATATCTCAGACTTTGACTTCCTTGAGGAAATAATTAAGACAGGTCTGAGTAAGTTCTCTACAGAGTTCAACCAAACCCTCAGCTGTACAACCCACCTGAAGATGGAAATGTTCCGACAAAGACCTGATGTTCTTCTAAAGAAGCATCTCTGCAACTGCTGCTGGGAACAGTGTCCCTTCTGTTACACTGTCTGCACCAACACTGTTAAAGGGCATTCAACTGATCACAGCGCCCTTTTCCATCGCACCAATGGAATATCTGGGATATCCTATAAGGGCTTTTGTGATGACACAAAACAGCTTGGTATTGATTTTTGCACCACTGTTGTGGCAAGTGATAAAGCCTTTATCTGTTCAACATCTAAGCAAACCTTCTACTACAAAGAATACAGAAAAGCTGGTCCAGGTTGGGATCGTTGGAGCATCACTCCTGACTCATCTGAACTGATCTACTGGAAGTGGTTTTTATATCGATTTGAAAAGAGCTTGGAGAGTTATTACGGAAAAAAGTTTGAAGGTGCAGGAGAAATCCCCAGTGCTTGGAGAGAATACACAAAAAAAGAGGCAATTGAAAGTCTTGAAAATATGTAG